One Phaseolus vulgaris cultivar G19833 chromosome 11, P. vulgaris v2.0, whole genome shotgun sequence genomic window carries:
- the LOC137838166 gene encoding uncharacterized protein, whose translation MYKAGSETGVRISRTPQTNGQVESANPVLLRGLKRRLDKAKGIWAEEVHRIVWAYHTTPQSTNRETPFSLVYGSDAMIPVEILENSPRFQNFVVEESNKERKVNLDLLDEEREEARIKAEALKRRVEYKYSSKLRHRQFQVIDLVMRKAHPYQLENKLSPKWTGHFRVTEALGNEAYRLETLEGSTIPRTWNATNLKFYFS comes from the coding sequence ATGTACAAAGCTGGGAGTGaaacaggtgttcgcatcagtagAACACCCCAGACGAATGGACAGGTCGAGTCGGCCAACCCAGTtctgctcagaggtctgaagagaaggctagacaaAGCCAAGGGGATTTGGGCGGAAGAAGTTCATAGAATCGTGTGGGCCTATCACACTACTCCCCAATCCACAAACAGGGAAACacccttcagcttggtgtatggttcagacgcaatgattccagtggaaatcctgGAGAATTCACCACGTTTCCAAAATTTCGTGGTCGAAGAGTCCAAcaaagagagaaaggtgaacctggacctactggatgaagaGAGGGAAGAAGCAAGGATTAAGGCGGAAGCTTTGAAAaggagggtggagtacaagtacagctccaagctgagacatcggcagttccaggtcatcgacctggtgatgcggaaAGCCCACCCGTACCAGTTAGAAAACAAGctatctcccaagtggaccggccATTTCAGAGTAAcggaggcccttgggaatgaaGCATACAGGCTCGAGACATTAGAAGGCAGCACGatccctcgcacttggaacgcgaccaacctgaagttttattttagttaa
- the LOC137838176 gene encoding uncharacterized protein encodes MATTRRGNARATGEEMSMQRVLEIMRELQDDMAESKLEQEHMQADLEASHARNEELRQVNEELRQGLRNIPGQREPDEMERPTPPREFTTPFAQEILDATIPNTFAGPKVIFTGMEDPEAHLTAFHTQMLLVRGSDAARCKLFMSTLTGMAMDWFISLPNDHITSFQQLSQLFREQYLANRAPTPVSNDIFDVKQYQGESLKEYINRFGAQVVKTGTSEEPMIVYAFRKGVSPGPFCDSIIRNRPRTFAEIRRRAVEHIASEGEVCEKRTSVVPSCPWVQTQSQPVRVNETTTGRKKPEGRRPYEARNPQPRPRGPAGGDRPIRERARPARYNFAVELKDLIAVPNIAERLRRPAKTDKVLGPRKYSWCEFHEAFGHHIDNCLLLGYQLEELMRSGFLKDYVAEPTETPTLPAPTEEQAHEIPVLGEVHTIAGGFSGGGPTASQRKKYARGVNSIEERISGEPWESDLVFTRGDLRDVVPHDNDPVVISVVTAGCKVHMVLVEQGSSADVMFLSTFNKLRLSLDLLRPYTGCLYGFADNQVEVRGYLELRTAFTDGEASRTESIRYLVVNAISAYNILLGRPALNRLNAV; translated from the coding sequence ATGGCCACCACGAGACGAGGTAATGCACGCGCTACGGGTGAGGAGATGTCCATGCAGCgagtcctggagataatgcgagAGCTGCAAGACGATATGGCAGAATCGAAGTTGGAACAGGAGcacatgcaggcggatctcgaagcctcgcatgcgaggaacgaagagctccgtcAGGTGAATGAAGAGCTGCGCCAGGGCTTGAGGAACATCCCGGGGCAACGTGAACCAGATGAGATGGAACGTCCCACCCCGCCGAGGGAGTTCACCACTCCCTTCGCGCAGGAAATCTTAGACGCAacgatccccaacacgttcgcggggcctaAGGTGATTTTCACCggaatggaggatcctgaggcgcacctcactgcgttccacacgcagatgctGTTAGTACGAGGTTCAGACGCTgcaagatgcaagctcttcatgagcactttaaCTGGGATGGCGATGGATTGGTTTATTAGCCTTCCTAACGACCATATTACCTCCTTCCAGCAATTGTCACAGCTGTTCAGAGAGCAATACCTGGCGAACAGGGCCCCGACGCCAGTTTCCAATGACATTTTTGACgtgaagcaataccaaggggaGAGTTTGAAAgaatacatcaaccgcttcggggcccaaGTGGTGAAAACCGGTACTTCGGAAgagcccatgattgtgtatgcCTTCAGAAAGGGCGTGAGTCCCGGCCCCTTTTGCGATTCCATTATACGCAATCGCCCAAGGACTTTCGCCGAAATACGGCGTCGCGCGGTGGAGCACATCGCTTCcgagggagaggtgtgtgaaaaacgcaccagcgtcgtgccctcaTGCCCATGGGTACAGACGCAGAGTcagcccgtcagggtcaacgagacaaCGACGGGAAGAAAAAaaccagaggggagacgcccctacgaggccagaaaccCCCAACCCCGgccccggggcccagcaggGGGCGATCGTCCTATCAGGGAGAGGGccagaccggcgaggtacaacttcgcggtggagttgaaggacctgatagccgtgcctaatatagccgagaggttgaggcgaccggcgaagactgacaaggtaTTGGGGCCACGAAAATattcttggtgtgagttccacgaagctTTTGGTCATCACATCGACAACTGCCTGTTGTTGGGGTATCAGCTAGAAGAACTTATGAGAAgcggtttcctgaaggattatgtTGCAGAACCCACCGAGACGCCCACCCTGCCGGCACCCACAGAAGAACAGGCGCACGAGATACCCGTGCTCGGCGAAGTCCATACCATCGCCGGAGGTTTTTCTGGTGGTGGACCCActgcctcccagcggaagaagtacgcgaggggggtcaactcaatTGAAGAGAGAATCTCGGgtgagccatgggagtcggacctcgtgttcacgagaggggatctccgagacgttgtaccccacgacaatgaccccgtagtcatctcagtcgtcacagcggGTTGTAAGGTACACATGGTCCTTGTCGAACAAGGGAGCtctgcagacgtcatgtttttgTCGACGTTCAACAAGCTGCGTTTGTCCCTTGACCTTCTAAGGCCCTACACAGGCTGCCTGTATGGATTCGCAGACAACcaagtggaagtccgaggctacttgGAGCTAAGGACGGCATTCacagatggagaggcctcgcgcaCCGAAAGCATACGATACTTGGTCGTAAACGCCATTTCTgcctacaacatcctgttgggaagaccggCGCTGAATAGGCTCAACGCGGTGTGA